The genomic segment CGCACTGAGGGATGTTGGTGCAGAACATTGTGCGGACTCTTGGGTCTGTAGTGAAGCACCAGGGGAATTCTTGGCCATCTGGATTCCGACAGTAGTTTTCTGTCAGGTCCCTGAAAAACACAGTCCTCCTGTAATCTGCTTGGATATAAGTGCATGCAGGTGGGTGAGTGAGTGGATGGCTATCTTGTGGGAGTGTCTGACTCACTTGCAGGGATAGGCTTGAGGCAAGAATGTGTGGTTATGGGGATACTGAGAGTCCCAGCGTTGGCAGGTGAGTCCAGTGGGCGTCACATCCACAGTCCCCCTATAaccctctcctctgtcctggTAACACTCGGTTGTTTCCACCACATTACTTTTAGAAGGTGTATCTGTGAAAGAGCAAATAATATTGAAGGTTGGGGTAGGTTGGTCAAGGTAACAAACAACATGTGTAACATAGCTCTTCTTTTCCAACAGGCAAGGCTTACataattttacagtttcaataaaaactcaaCATCAGGATAAAATTCCACATGTGACTGTACcaaatagaaaattaaatccatcaaaaatagttttgtttgcTAATTTATCCTGTGATTTTCCcagaaaaggcaaagaaatggataAAAGGCAAATTTGGTTGAAATGGTGGATGGGGAGATTTGGAAAACAATGACTGAACACCAGAGAGCTTTGGAGGAAAATGAACTTTTTAAGAGGAAGGCAAACTTCCAATGAACTGTGGCACTGGACTGAAACCTTGATGAACTAGATTGTAGATTATGAAATAACACTCATGGCACACCACACAGTTTTCCATTTGCCTGCCATTTGTAGAACTTTTCAATTATTATTCTAACACTCACATGTCATGTAGAGGTCCCAATTCCAGTTGTTACAAGCACACAATGCAGGCTGAAAAGCCTCAATGTCTTGGCCACCTGCTTTCCTCAGCATAGCTCCCTCTAAGGGTTTAGAAAACCTACAGTAAAATGAGGCTAATCTGGCCAACACTGGAAATACAAGGCAGGAAATCTTATCTGCTCTACTTTTCTTTATAGAAAGGCTGCTCATTACGCACAAGTTACACAAGTTCATTAGCCTGAACACTGTGCATGATTGTATCCAACTATGTGTAAAGCTGCAGATCTTCAAGActcagaaaaagacattttctgcCCATACAATGTGTCTAAAAATAGGTATGCACTAGTTGTGATAGTAAACAAAAGAGCAGGCCTTGACAAAAGAACACTGGCTCGCagtctcttgctctctcctctctgccttgTTTTGATTTGGGCTAACTGGGTCGTAAACTTGGTCTGTTCTGAACAAACTCCcatatcagagagagagacagagatagagagagtaCAGAGGTTGGGAGATGGTTTTTAGAGGGGAAAAATAGGGGGGAACAGTGAATCACTGGGTCCACATGGAGGGCTGCCATCTAGTAAAGATGGTGCCAGGACTGCTGATGATTCTACCAGGCAAACAGGCCAGTCACAGACTCAGGAGAAAAAGCTGAGCCCAACAGTAACACcgctgctctctctgttttgtgttcTTGAGGACCACAGTGGCTGTCTCAGTGACTTGTCACTGATTGCAGGGTCACCTAAGAGCATACAGTATCTGTTGGTTCTATACAAGTGtatagacacacaaaacacaaaggcagacaTGGCAAGTACGCCAAGCTCATACACATCAATCATACTGCTAAGACATCCTACACTAAATGTATGTGGTGTAATGAAAGCGATCTGCTTGTAGTGTGTATGACCCTTGTGtaatgtctatgtgtgtatcAGGAAGTTAACGTGGAGCAGTAACTGAGCCCTGTGCAATTTGACCACCACACGTAAGAGCTGGCATAGAACAATAAACAGCAGGCCAGTGgcggaggggaaaaaaaataaacattctggCTATTAGAGAAGACATAACAGAGAGCCAAACCTAAGAGGggaactctgtgtgtgtgtctgtgcgtgttcATGTGTATTCAATTGTATTAGCcaatgagagggagaggaggggtaAAATGAAAGGAACAGGAAGTTGTAAATTCTGGTACAGTCAATCACACTTCATGGGCCTGtacagaacacaaacacaaccacctACAGATAAGTATAGACCACCACTTAACATGcataaaatatgcaaatgcattcaaccacaccaaaaaaaaaacatgcatacatGCTTACCACAAACTTTGATGTTGCAGTACTCCCAGGGTGTGTTTGGATCTGTGGTGAAGCACCAGGGTCTGTGGCGTCCGTCTGGGTTCCTACAGTAGTTATCATCCAGGCCCTTCTCAGGGTACCTAATACAAAACATGTAGTATAATACAACGTCAGTGTACTGACAAAAGCTATGtaggagtgaaaaaaaattacagaaaatcaCATTGTTGCACAACCCACAGAACAACTCTCTGACTTGAAGTTAAGTAATAGTGACACAAAACACTAATTGGCACATACTTCTTAAAGCCCAGAGGTACCTgaaaagaaaatcttgtttCCATTTTCCTACTGAATCCTTATGGAACAGAGCAGAAGCGGAGAGACAATTCACCATTGCACGCAACTGAAGCATTAATACCTGGGATGGATCAAGGACTCCATCTGTGAATCTGTTCACAGCTCAGGGGAGCGAGGAAGATAATAAGCTGCACCACTGCAGGTGTTCTATAGAAAGTCATCCCCAAGTCCCACATCCCCCCAGGCCTGCAGCCTCCAGGCGTGCAGTATCAGGCTGTGGGACCTCTCATTACATTAGTGCTATGAGCAGTGTGGGACctcatttacacaaacactgggATGATTAAGGATGTGTTAACGAGTCCCCTCTAATCCAGACCACCTGCTATCCGACTAGCTGGAACGCTCTCTtgacacagatgcacacagccagtgcgcagacacacacacacatacacaagcaaaACGCATGTAAGGAATAGTAATATAGATTAAAATATATGGCCTCCATAAAATAGGCATGAGTTTATCTCATGGCTGGAAACGAGTCTGCTTTATATTCTACTGAGAGGTTAAAGGAACCTCGGCCAATTAAGTTTTCCCATCATAGCGCTGCTAAAAACACAGAATCGCGCCCTGGATTCTGATGGCATTTTTCAGGGAAAGGCACACTGGCTCCCCATCACTTCTTCTCCAGAGTTAGTGCACCACAACCACATGAAATTATTGTCTGAACGTATTATTTCGTAACGTAACCTCATGCTTTTTGCTATAAAATCAtgtgtatccatgtgtgtgggCTTAAGTGTGATTGAGCAGGCACAATTTAGTGTGATGCAGAGTCATGCAGacaaatgtgtgcatgcaccaatgtgtgtgtgcgtgtgtgtgtgtgtgtgtgtgtgtgtgtgtgagtcaccTTTTGGGGTGATACAGGTGTTTGTGTGGTTCATCCAGGTCCCAGCGTTGGCATTCCTTTCCACTCTCTGTGTGGTCCATGGGTCCTCTGTAATCTTCCCCATTACAATTCATACACTCCACTATGGAgcaacgacacacacacacatccacaaacacacagagcaaaaaGTTTAGGGAAACACAGACTCAAAACTATCAGCAGGAATGGTTTGCTTTCACAATAAGACATTTAGagcacagaataaaaataaatcatggtCATTTCAGTAGCAAAACCATAGgttgacaaagcaaaaaacttgaaaaaagttGATCATCCAATTTAATAAATTTTAGGTCGTGGTTTTCTCTCCCAAAATACTTATTTAAGATTTTCGATAAAACCCATCATAAATACTTAATAGATCTCTCTTAAATTCTGacattatatacacatacacttaaTGTATGGAGCACATATTATATGTCACAATAATGAAGGCAAGGCTCTCTTTGATGTAGAGAAGGCACCATTAGTTGCATGGTGAGTAGTATACACTATCTAGTGCAAACAACAGAGAGCATGCAGATTAGAAACAGATGTTTATGAGTCCACTGCTGTCATGAAAGAGCAAGTTTAATATTCCTggctgcatgtgtatgtgtgctcttGCACAACATGtttgcatctctgtgtgtatgtttcataTTAGGACCAGCTAATTTACGGAGAAACCCTTCCAGTAATTTTCTTCTGAATGAACACAAGCTTTCTATGAAAATAAAGGTCATTATCTCTGTTGTACAACTTGTGATAACCCAGTGGGACACCATATGTGGTCGGAGAGCAAGAAGAATTCCCGTCCTGTCTTATCGAACCACAGCCTGGTTCCTCATTAACGTGATCCAGTGTCATACTTGCAGAGGAAACAGCCCTTCTGACAGAATGAATCCCCAGGGATTAGATAACAGAGGTCATTATCATCCCTTTCTTCAGGGAGACATCAGCGCCTGACAGTAATACTGTGTGATATAACATAGAGGCTGAAACACCGGTGGGAAAGTGCTTTTCTCTCATCACAACCGGATAAATTGTATAAATacgttttatttattcagactCATAGAGTAACTCGAACTCAATGGTTTCCTTCTGTGTGTACCACAGGGATATAAATTAACTACCAATTTATGTATAGGAGACGACAGAGGAATTAATATCCTCTTACATTCTAACACCAGCTCTTTAGGTTCAAACCATTTACAAAACCTGAACCTGATGGAATGAGAGAGGACAGCATAAACTGAACCGCGCACCTGGAAACGGCTGCAGCTGGCCtcagtaaataaagaaaacctgTGCACCCAcacagatagacacacacagctgtagaGCGGAGCACTGTTAGAGCCAGCGTTGCTTAGGCAAAAGCACTATGTGATTGCCTAATTTGCTGCAGCTCATTTCAGACTAACAAGCCTCAATTGGTGAGGCAATTTGCAATGTGGAATGGGCATTATCTTAAGATGAATACCAGCTCGGATGTATACAGAAaaactttgtctgtgtgtgtgtgtgtgtgtctgtgtgtgtgtgtgtgtgtgtgtgtgtgtgtgtgtgtgtgtgtgtagcctacCCTGCGAACACTGTGGTATGCCACACTCCTGGTGTCTGAGTTGTGGCTGGGGGTCAGTGGTAAAGCACCATGGGCCAACGGTCGAGTTGTCTGGGTTGCGACAGTAGTTTTCTCTCAGGTCCTTCTTCCTGAACCTCTTAGACATGAATCTGTCAGAAGCAGAGCTGCAgtcacacaaagagacacatgTACCAAGACTGGTTGCAAATATTTCAGCTAGCATGCAGAGCAAcctctttttgaaaaacacccAAGGCCACAGATTCTGTTGTCCTTGTTATCTCTGATGGAATGAGGAATCCTTTACTCATTTATGAGAGAGCTGCTGCTTAGCTCTGATAGCTGAAACCTGCCTGTAGACATGACCATTGGAAATTAACAATGCAAAAGTAATTGATGTCGGCGCTAAAAGATGGAGTCGTCAATGGCATGATGTTGAGAGAAAACGGTAATATGTAGAAGCAGAATTAGTTTTCTATGAGGCAGGTTCTGAATGTAGTGTATACACAATGACAAATGACACATCTTCTACATCAGGCAAGCATATGGCTGTGGTCACCAGTTGTGATGATGGACATAGTGTAATCTTTGATTCAAGCTGGTTTTCCACATGACGATGAAAAGATGAAGTTCTGAAGTAGTCTTTCAGTGGAGTGTGTAATGACTGGGACAGAAATGAGAGGGTCTTTGCAGGGCAATCAAAAGAGAGGATAAACCTTTCActgataaaaatgcaatttgttcttttgtgtgtgtgtgtatgtgtgtgtgtatatgtcagAATGTCTGTAAGCCGACTGATAAAACATACAAAGCGCCTGGGTTTAATTACCTGATCTACAAAGACATTAATAGCGGTCTGATAAAGCAGGTTCACCAGAGGTACAAACATACACTGCCCTCTTTGATTCCTCTGCCGCAGTGACAACTCACTACAAAGTCTTTCAAAGTCATTTAATACCTCTGAGAGGAGGGGAGTGGAGAAGAAAGGAGGTAGAATGAGATTCAAAGATAATAAAGGTCTAAGATGagatgtttgtgttgtgtgtacgGTTCTCTGATAGCTATACATATCTGACACGTGATAATCTCTGTCCTTATTTTATTGCTCTTTTCTCCTCAGTTCTCCTCAGTGTTGTTTTAGCAACATTGTCCTCCACTGACACAAAATATTCCACTGCTAAAATAGTCACAATAGACCAGACTGGATAAAGGtgcaaggaaaaggaaaggaaaaccCCTGAATCTCTTTAATTAAATGCCATGTAATGTGTTGTCTTTTAACCAATGGAGTCATTGTTGTCTTATTGCCGTCTTTCAGAAACCTTGACGGGAATCTTTTACCTAAGATAAATTACGTCGAGCAATAGTAGGCTGAATATAAAATAACTTATTagacatttttgtaaaatataaatgcacTTATCTCGTCACTTACCAGGTATTCGCTAAAGATCAGTCCAAATTCCACTTTCATAATCCTGTAGAGGACATTGATTCCCTTGCATCTTATGTTTTTAACTTCCACTTAATTGGCTCTTTTTGCTATTAGAAGCTACACCGTAGAGAGTATGCCTGCATATTGAAAAATGGGCTTTATCTGGGAATTTAGCAGGGGGATGCACCTAGAGCTTAAGCAAAGGCTGCATATTAGATAGGATCCTAATGCCAGTAAACCACACACACGCCTTGATAAACAGTAGGGCCACAGCAGGAAATGATCTGTGACTCTGTAAAGTGTTACAATGAGGTCAGTTCTGATGAATGACTGCTCCCAGTAGTCTAATCAACCCTTAATATATCATactcatatacacatacaaacacatacagactaGCATCTAGCTACTAGGTAATTGCATCACTAACAGGCCAACACTACCAGTAAGAAGTAGTTTTAACACAATTTCGTTTGACGTTGTGGGGAATCTTACTTGTGTTCGTGAGGAATAGGAGAGGCCCAGGCCTGGCACAGGATCCCACTAACTGTCACCGACCTCCGCCCCCTGTAGCTCTGACCTGTACCCACAATGCACTCTCTAACATAGTCTGAAAGAGAAAGGGCGAGGATAAGGAGAGATACAGACTGAGAGACCAAATGACAGTACAAGAGAGTGAGTAGGTGTGATTAGCCTACGACCTGAGAGAAGCATTGTGTACACAGAGCCAGTGTGGATgatgaaagaaacagacagaaggagatgTTCAGCTATAATACTGAGTTTAACAGGGACTTGACAATGCCAAAAAGCCAAACCTGTTTTGCTAATCTTCTGCAAAACATTTAGATCAAGTAAAATAGGCTGCACAGCTTGCGTGTTCACTGTTGTGGTCAGTCCAGAGTCAAGTGGGGCGGGGGTTTCCATCgtttacacaaacacagcttaatgacagaaaatgaaccaTAATGTGCTGCGACACAATAAACATGACAATGGTCCTTGCccttcctcatcttcctctggAGGACTGCCATCATTACAAAGCTAAATCACTGAAGAAAATGGATATTTATAGTTATAAAACTTGCCAACATATCTAAAAGCAACaaggatatactgtacactgaaGCAGTGTTGTTGATTAGAGGTGAGACTCTGCAAAGAAGTTTTTCTGATGGACAGATACGGTGACAGGGGGAGACACAGCTTTGGTGTCAGCTGGAGGAGAGACAAGGTGGAACAGTAGAGGGCACCTTTCTTTTGATATAGTTGGTAGTTGAAGTCCTCTTGGCTCAGAGCTCCTGGTGAGTTCCTGTCAAATGACAGCCACTGGCATTTCCTGTTTCTATGATCATAGAGGAACGCTCTGGAGAAtaaggaggaaaggaaaggcggcagagagaaaggggaagagTGAAGTACATAATGGTCagttttctttaacttcttGGTGCAAAAAGCAACCCCAGGGCAAGtaaaacagctgttaaataaGTATGCAAAGCACTTAGGAGGCCTCCCAGGCCAAATAGACAACAATGGATGACACCTTTGAAAAGCATAAATAAGGAACTTGAGAAACCATCACATCACTCGCTGTGTATTGACAGCCATTCACATTGTAGGAGCGTTACCATACAGTGCAGCTGAAAGGGTAATGCCATTAGGGCAGACATACCTGCAGGTGAAAGGGAGCCTTTTGTTGCGGCTGCAGGATTTGGCACACCTGGCCATGCTCAGCTTCCTGGTTTTGGTCAGGTAGGAGGAATCAGGAGGCACGACGACCAGTCGTACACCATCAGTCTTCTGATAGTCCTGGAGCGCATTTCGTCTTCCCTCTGATACACAATGACACCGTGTGACCATTCAGCAgtgtttatttgacattttatacatcTGGCTGACACTCAACTACACGTAGTGTAAATTCGAGATATGCATTTCTCAAGGCCACATTAGGCAGGGCACGAGCTGCTGTTGGGATCAAACCAGAGACATCCTGGATACTGTGATAGTCTAATAACTTGTCTTCTCTGCCACCACAAGGCATATGGCTCTAATGACAATAATATATACACGCCTCTACATAACAGTAGGCAAGTCTGCCAACTCTATGGTttgctttactttattttaattattattatcattattattattcattattatacaCACTCTCTATAGTCTGGGAGGCACTGTGGATGATCTGCTAATGAGCCCAGCCAGACTGAGAACACTGGGCAACAGCATTACAATGTGGGAATTAGTCTGCTTTAACTGTTGTTAATCTACAGGACCTAATAGGATGCACAGTCTTTTATCACAGCCCCCAAGGAAAGCAAGGCcgacacatgcgcacacacgtgcgcacacacggCGGGGGGAAATCAGTGGTGTCTCAGCATGTTCCCTCTGTTGCTGGCATGTGCACCTCAGTCTATTCAAGAGCTTTCATCGACGCAGAAAAAACTTAATCATGACCAGTGTGTGGGCTGTTCCTGTCGGAAAGGTGCCTGAAAAAAAGCTGTCGATTCTTGgagttttcatgtaaataacaGAGAGACATCGGGCATCAGAGCTGGCGTTTCAGATTCGGCGTGTGGGTGTTTGGGGATGCGGCGAGCGGCCCGAGGATCATAGCGGACCAGTTGCATCATGCTTGTCCGATCCTCAACTCGACTCCACCGGCTCGGCAGTTTCCCTGCCCGAGTGCCCAGGAGCAATGAGCCGCGAAATCGCACTCTGTTAGCACTACTGGATGACCGATTCCCTAATTAGATTTTAATATGGGTCCTTTTGCGGGACAGTGGGTCACAGCTATCTGGTCACTTTATCATCGGGActgatttatctggtgtccaCTCAGATAACCCAGGTCATGGTTCGTCCCAGTGCGCCCAAAGGCGCGGTTGCAATGAGACTGAAGCAAGAGTTGAGATTTAAAAAGCCCACCGCTGGACCGCCAGTAACGGCAACAGCATCGTTTTCATCTCCGTCCAAAAGCTGATTATTTCTTCTAGGAAGGGCCAACTTCGGAAGTGTTCTCGTGACTGCGTTCAAAAACTAAGACTCACTTCAACTAAACTATTTTGTTAGAAATAAATGCGAAGATAACTATGAATTAACAAGAAGCCCACACATCGTGGAGACTAAATACTGCAGAGTTGCTCTCAGGATTATTACATCCGACAGATGATTACAAAGTTATATTGATGAAGCCAGTCTTCACTCGTCTTTGACAGTCGGTTCTGCGTGGAGCGCGAACCGGTGCGTTCGGGCACCAGCTCCAGGCCCTCGGAGACAGGCGACAGGCAGCGATGCGAGCAGTTGTGAATAGTTTTGGCCAAACTTACCGGAGCAAGAAATGACGGAGAGTCCGAAAATGAGCTTGTAAATCCACATCGCCGCGTCGCACAACAACAGTTTCGGAGACAAAGTGGAAATGCTGCTGGTACTGTGCCGTCGGACTGCAACCAGGAGATGTTGCTTCCACCACTGCACAGATGATGCGTCTCCTCTCTAAGTACTTCCtcgcctccctccctccctccctccctctctgtcggTGCGTGTGTgactttatctctctctctttcgttctttcatctctttctctttctgtctgtatctctccttctccccctccaACCTCACTCCTCTTCAATTTCCAGTCTTATTTATTGGCCTGATTGTCGCAAACACAAAACTGCCAAAGCTTCAGTGACGGCGTTGGatatcattttcattcatattca from the Xiphias gladius isolate SHS-SW01 ecotype Sanya breed wild chromosome 8, ASM1685928v1, whole genome shotgun sequence genome contains:
- the LOC120793382 gene encoding hepatocyte growth factor isoform X2 — translated: MWIYKLIFGLSVISCSEGRRNALQDYQKTDGVRLVVVPPDSSYLTKTRKLSMARCAKSCSRNKRLPFTCRAFLYDHRNRKCQWLSFDRNSPGALSQEDFNYQLYQKKDYVRECIVGTGQSYRGRRSVTVSGILCQAWASPIPHEHKFMSKRFRKKDLRENYCRNPDNSTVGPWCFTTDPQPQLRHQECGIPQCSQVECMNCNGEDYRGPMDHTESGKECQRWDLDEPHKHLYHPKRYPEKGLDDNYCRNPDGRHRPWCFTTDPNTPWEYCNIKVCDTPSKSNVVETTECYQDRGEGYRGTVDVTPTGLTCQRWDSQYPHNHTFLPQAYPCKRTVFFRDLTENYCRNPDGQEFPWCFTTDPRVRTMFCTNIPQCGTQNKPVSDCYEGFGENYQGGQARTRSNLPCAPWTNHSNSGERGMLMVGLEGNYCRNPDKDKHGPWCYTNNSAIPWDYCTVKPCDASQNAIPLGELSSVGCFVHKRTRIVGGGPVSISDGSWMVSIQKGSVHWCGGSLIREEWVLTDRQCFSSCVPDLSEYRVWLGVSDIREGAPEWTKRQEVSIAHVICGPEGSSLALIRLSKPALPADNVHTIQLPVAGCSIPEGTICKMYGWGETKGTGHDDVLKAVDLPIVSNERCREMHRGSFHITNTKICAGGKRNEGVCERDYGGPLVCQDGEIRVIVGVSVHGRGCARANQPGIFINVPFYTQWIYKVFKYYPNPENV
- the LOC120793382 gene encoding hepatocyte growth factor isoform X1 produces the protein MWIYKLIFGLSVISCSEGRRNALQDYQKTDGVRLVVVPPDSSYLTKTRKLSMARCAKSCSRNKRLPFTCRAFLYDHRNRKCQWLSFDRNSPGALSQEDFNYQLYQKKDYVRECIVGTGQSYRGRRSVTVSGILCQAWASPIPHEHNSASDRFMSKRFRKKDLRENYCRNPDNSTVGPWCFTTDPQPQLRHQECGIPQCSQVECMNCNGEDYRGPMDHTESGKECQRWDLDEPHKHLYHPKRYPEKGLDDNYCRNPDGRHRPWCFTTDPNTPWEYCNIKVCDTPSKSNVVETTECYQDRGEGYRGTVDVTPTGLTCQRWDSQYPHNHTFLPQAYPCKRTVFFRDLTENYCRNPDGQEFPWCFTTDPRVRTMFCTNIPQCGTQNKPVSDCYEGFGENYQGGQARTRSNLPCAPWTNHSNSGERGMLMVGLEGNYCRNPDKDKHGPWCYTNNSAIPWDYCTVKPCDASQNAIPLGELSSVGCFVHKRTRIVGGGPVSISDGSWMVSIQKGSVHWCGGSLIREEWVLTDRQCFSSCVPDLSEYRVWLGVSDIREGAPEWTKRQEVSIAHVICGPEGSSLALIRLSKPALPADNVHTIQLPVAGCSIPEGTICKMYGWGETKGTGHDDVLKAVDLPIVSNERCREMHRGSFHITNTKICAGGKRNEGVCERDYGGPLVCQDGEIRVIVGVSVHGRGCARANQPGIFINVPFYTQWIYKVFKYYPNPENV
- the LOC120793382 gene encoding hepatocyte growth factor isoform X3; translated protein: MWIYKLIFGLSVISCSEGRRNALQDYQKTDGVRLVVVPPDSSYLTKTRKLSMARCAKSCSRNKRLPFTCRAFLYDHRNRKCQWLSFDRNSPGALSQEDFNYQLYQKKDYVRECIVGTGQSYRGRRSVTVSGILCQAWASPIPHEHNSASDRFMSKRFRKKDLRENYCRNPDNSTVGPWCFTTDPQPQLRHQECGIPQCSQVECMNCNGEDYRGPMDHTESGKECQRWDLDEPHKHLYHPKRYPEKGLDDNYCRNPDGRHRPWCFTTDPNTPWEYCNIKVCDTPSKSNVVETTECYQDRGEGYRGTVDVTPTGLTCQRWDSQYPHNHTFLPQAYPCKDLTENYCRNPDGQEFPWCFTTDPRVRTMFCTNIPQCGTQNKPVSDCYEGFGENYQGGQARTRSNLPCAPWTNHSNSGERGMLMVGLEGNYCRNPDKDKHGPWCYTNNSAIPWDYCTVKPCDASQNAIPLGELSSVGCFVHKRTRIVGGGPVSISDGSWMVSIQKGSVHWCGGSLIREEWVLTDRQCFSSCVPDLSEYRVWLGVSDIREGAPEWTKRQEVSIAHVICGPEGSSLALIRLSKPALPADNVHTIQLPVAGCSIPEGTICKMYGWGETKGTGHDDVLKAVDLPIVSNERCREMHRGSFHITNTKICAGGKRNEGVCERDYGGPLVCQDGEIRVIVGVSVHGRGCARANQPGIFINVPFYTQWIYKVFKYYPNPENV
- the LOC120793382 gene encoding hepatocyte growth factor isoform X5, whose translation is MWIYKLIFGLSVISCSEGRRNALQDYQKTDGVRLVVVPPDSSYLTKTRKLSMARCAKSCSRNKRLPFTCRAFLYDHRNRKCQWLSFDRNSPGALSQEDFNYQLYQKKDYVRECIVGTGQSYRGRRSVTVSGILCQAWASPIPHEHNSASDRFMSKRFRKKDLRENYCRNPDNSTVGPWCFTTDPQPQLRHQECGIPQCSQVECMNCNGEDYRGPMDHTESGKECQRWDLDEPHKHLYHPKRYPEKGLDDNYCRNPDGRHRPWCFTTDPNTPWEYCNIKVCDTPSKSNVVETTECYQDRGEGYRGTVDVTPTGLTCQRWDSQYPHNHTFLPQAYPCKRTVFFRDLTENYCRNPDGQEFPWCFTTDPRVRTMFCTNIPQCGTQNKPVSDCYEGFGENYQGGQARTRSNLPCAPWTNHSNSGERGMLMVGLEGNYCRNPDKDKHGPWCYTNNSAIPWDYCTVKPCDASQNAIPLGELSSVGCFVHKRTRIVGGGPVSISDGSWMVSIQKGVPDLSEYRVWLGVSDIREGAPEWTKRQEVSIAHVICGPEGSSLALIRLSKPALPADNVHTIQLPVAGCSIPEGTICKMYGWGETKGTGHDDVLKAVDLPIVSNERCREMHRGSFHITNTKICAGGKRNEGVCERDYGGPLVCQDGEIRVIVGVSVHGRGCARANQPGIFINVPFYTQWIYKVFKYYPNPENV
- the LOC120793382 gene encoding hepatocyte growth factor isoform X4, which translates into the protein MWIYKLIFGLSVISCSEGRRNALQDYQKTDGVRLVVVPPDSSYLTKTRKLSMARCAKSCSRNKRLPFTCRAFLYDHRNRKCQWLSFDRNSPGALSQEDFNYQLYQKKDYVRECIVGTGQSYRGRRSVTVSGILCQAWASPIPHEHKFMSKRFRKKDLRENYCRNPDNSTVGPWCFTTDPQPQLRHQECGIPQCSQVECMNCNGEDYRGPMDHTESGKECQRWDLDEPHKHLYHPKRYPEKGLDDNYCRNPDGRHRPWCFTTDPNTPWEYCNIKVCDTPSKSNVVETTECYQDRGEGYRGTVDVTPTGLTCQRWDSQYPHNHTFLPQAYPCKDLTENYCRNPDGQEFPWCFTTDPRVRTMFCTNIPQCGTQNKPVSDCYEGFGENYQGGQARTRSNLPCAPWTNHSNSGERGMLMVGLEGNYCRNPDKDKHGPWCYTNNSAIPWDYCTVKPCDASQNAIPLGELSSVGCFVHKRTRIVGGGPVSISDGSWMVSIQKGSVHWCGGSLIREEWVLTDRQCFSSCVPDLSEYRVWLGVSDIREGAPEWTKRQEVSIAHVICGPEGSSLALIRLSKPALPADNVHTIQLPVAGCSIPEGTICKMYGWGETKGTGHDDVLKAVDLPIVSNERCREMHRGSFHITNTKICAGGKRNEGVCERDYGGPLVCQDGEIRVIVGVSVHGRGCARANQPGIFINVPFYTQWIYKVFKYYPNPENV